Below is a window of Stappia sp. DNA.
CACGCTGTCGAGGCTGCCAGGCTGATCCTGCCCGATGCCGGAGCGCCAGAACTCCCGATGTCGGCGAAAGGCGACCGATCCGGCCGCGAGAACGGCCGGGTCGGTCGCGAAGGCGGCATGGATCACCTCGACGCCGGTGACCGCGTTACGCGCATGTGTTTCGTGAATATGCGGGATCAGACGCGCATCCGCTTCCACCGCGGCATAGAAGGCCGGCGCGACATTGCGCATCACACCGGCGGACACGAAGCCGATGCCGGCCCCCAGTTCCAGCACCCGGTCTCCCGGCTCCACCAGTCGCGAGGCCGTTTCCAGTTCGCGCGCCTCATAGCGGCCCGCGCGGATCTCCGCCACGATTCGATCTGTCGCCACCTGCGCATTGAGGCTGAGGACCAGCCCGCTGGTGGCATGCGTGACCAGCATGCGTTTCATCCCGCGTCCTTTGGCTTGAGTGCGGCGATCGCTGCGCCGGAACCGGACCGCCGGTCGGGCTGGCAGGGATCGCACGCCACCAAGCTTGGGATGATTCGCGACTAAATCTAACCCTCAGGATGCATTTTCCGAAAAAGGCACGTCCTGGCTGCGGGCGCGAGGCAAGGCGACGCGAGGGCGACACGCGGGCGCAACGGGACACGAACCAGGATATGGGGACGCGGCGCAAACGCGGGCGAGCCGAGGCGCCGCCCCGCTCACGCGGAGCGGGCGGGCGTTTGCGCAAAGCTCTCGATCGCCGCGACGAGGTCGGCGATGGCGGTGCCGAGATCGTCGCTGTTGTCTACTGTGCGCATCGGCGCGACGGCCGGAATCTCCACCGTGCGCGACAGGCGCCGGGCGATCTCCTCCGCGCTTTCCCGGCCGCGGGCCGCCAGACGCCGTGCCACCACCTCCGGCCGTGCCGTCAGCGACACGATGGCGAGGCGCGGAAACCTGTGCGCCATGTCGGCGAGCACCTTGCGCGAGCCGTTGACCACCGCGTGCCGCCCCGCCGCGAGATCGCCGACGAGGGAGGCGGGCAGGCCGTACTTCAGGCCATGCGCTTCCCACCAGAAGCAGAAGGCGCCGTCCGCGCGCGCCCGGTCGAAGGCGGCATCGGTGACCGGTATATGCACTTCGGCATCGCTTGCCTGCGGCCGGGTGATGGTGCGGCGGACGAAAAAGAGGTCGCCGCGTCCGGCAAGCCGGTCCCGCGCCGCGCTCATCAAGGTGTCCTTGCCGACCCCGCTCGGGCCCACCACGGCGATCAGGCAGCCCGGGGTCGCGGACGGCATGGGGCTGCGCGCGCTCACGCCACCCGGCGCCCCTCGCGCCACACGCAGCGCACGATGGGGATATGCTCCTCCACCCGCACCCGCACCAGATCGGCGCGCTTGCCGAGCGCGATCTCGCCGCGGTCGTCCAGACCTGCGGCGGCGGCGGGATTGCGCGTCACCATGGCCACCGCCTGCGGCAGGGACACCTCCTCGACCACCTCGCCCAGGAAGAAGGCGGACTGGATCATGCTGAAGGGGATGTAGTCGGACGACAGGATGTCGAGCAGCCCCCGCTCGGCCAGATCGCGTGCCGACACGTTGCCGGAGTGCGACCCGCCGCGCACGACGTTCGGCGCGCCCATCAGCACGGCAAGGCCCTGCTCCTTCGACGCCCGCGCCGCCTCCACCGTGGTTGGAAACTCGGCCACGCGGATGCCGAGGTCGACCGCCTCCTCGACATGGTCGCGCGTCGCGTCGTCGTGGCTCGCCAGCACGATGCCGCGCTCGCGCGCAACCTCGGCCACCGCCTTGCGGTTCTTGTCCGAATAGGTGGCCGACTCCTTCAGGCGCTTCTCGCAGAACGCGGTAAACTCCGCGTCCGTCATGCGCATCTTGCCCTTGTAGTAGACGGCATAGGCATCGAGGCTCGCGAACTGGCGCTGCCCGGGCGAGTGATCCATCAGCGAGGCGAGCCGCACGCGCGGATCGCCATCGAAAAGCTGGAACATCTCCATGCAGTTGGCCGCGGACACCTCGCAGCGCAGATGAATGAAATGATCGGCCCTGAGCCGCCCGCGCGCCACGCCCGCCTCGATGGCGTCGGCCAGCCGCCGCATGTCGTGGCCGGTGACGTCCGCATCCTCGTCGAGGCCGACGCGCAGCGCGTCGAACACGGTGGTGATGCCGCTGGTCGACACCTGCGCGTCATGCGCGCATACGGCCGCGATCGGGTTCCATTGCACCTTGGGGCGCGGCATGTAGTGGTTCTCGAGATGGTCGGTATGCAGCTCGACCAGGCCGGGAATGAGGAAGTCGCCTTCCATGTCTTCCGCCTGCGTCACACTGCTCGGCGCGGTGTCCAGGCCGACGATGGCGCCGTCCTTCACATGCACCGAACCGGTGATCACCTCGTCGCCCAGAACGATCCGGGCATTGGTCAGCGTCTTTTCCATTCTTGCGTCTTTCAGGCCGGGTGGGTCGCGGCGTCGCGGACAAGCGCCGCCTCGTGAATGCAGGTGAAGGGGGCGCCCCGCGCCGTCTCGCGATAAACCGCGATCCGGTCGATGGGCAAGGGCGCCGCCAGCGCCTCCTTGAAGTGAGCGCGCAGGGCCGATCCGACGGTCGAGGCCTCGGGGTCCGACAGCCGCTCGCTCAGCGTCATGTGGAAGCGAAACTCCTCGAAGACGAAGGGATAGCCCCAATCCGTCAGATAGGCCCGCTGGCGCGGCGACAGCGCGTCGGGGTTGCGCCGGGCGATGTCCGCCTCGGTGAGCGGCGCGCGAAACGGCTCGAAGCGATGCACCACCGCGTCCGCCAGCGCCTGCAGCTCCGGCGACGGCGCCGCCGGCGTCAGCGCGAAGAAGCCGCCAAGCCGCGAGACCTCCAGCCGCAGGGCCGGCACCGGCGCATGGCCGGCGGCGAAGGCATCCACCCCGGCGATCAGGTCGGCCTCGCGCGCCTGCTCCGCGAGCTTGAACGGCGCCTTGAGCGTGGCGTGGAACCCGTAGCGCGCAGGCGCGCGCACCAGCGGCGCGCGGGCGTCCGCCGACAGGCCACCGATGGGCGCGGGCGCGACCACGCGTCCGAAGACGCTGCGGCCGAGCCAGCTTTCCGCACGCCGAACCACCTCATGCGACGAAGGCGGCGTGAAATAGACGGCGTATCGCATGCGTGTGTCATACCTTTCCTGATCGGCCTTGCGCCGA
It encodes the following:
- a CDS encoding FkbM family methyltransferase, yielding MKRMLVTHATSGLVLSLNAQVATDRIVAEIRAGRYEARELETASRLVEPGDRVLELGAGIGFVSAGVMRNVAPAFYAAVEADARLIPHIHETHARNAVTGVEVIHAAFATDPAVLAAGSVAFRRHREFWRSGIGQDQPGSLDSVAVPVRDASAFIAEHDISVLIADIEGAELELFRHMAFGTLARIIVELHPQRFGRAGVREIFARLGAAGFVYNEALSAGAVACFESPRAISTTRNAGLRLADQDALP
- the phnN gene encoding phosphonate metabolism protein/1,5-bisphosphokinase (PRPP-forming) PhnN; protein product: MPSATPGCLIAVVGPSGVGKDTLMSAARDRLAGRGDLFFVRRTITRPQASDAEVHIPVTDAAFDRARADGAFCFWWEAHGLKYGLPASLVGDLAAGRHAVVNGSRKVLADMAHRFPRLAIVSLTARPEVVARRLAARGRESAEEIARRLSRTVEIPAVAPMRTVDNSDDLGTAIADLVAAIESFAQTPARSA
- a CDS encoding DUF1045 domain-containing protein, whose amino-acid sequence is MRYAVYFTPPSSHEVVRRAESWLGRSVFGRVVAPAPIGGLSADARAPLVRAPARYGFHATLKAPFKLAEQAREADLIAGVDAFAAGHAPVPALRLEVSRLGGFFALTPAAPSPELQALADAVVHRFEPFRAPLTEADIARRNPDALSPRQRAYLTDWGYPFVFEEFRFHMTLSERLSDPEASTVGSALRAHFKEALAAPLPIDRIAVYRETARGAPFTCIHEAALVRDAATHPA
- a CDS encoding alpha-D-ribose 1-methylphosphonate 5-triphosphate diphosphatase; this encodes MEKTLTNARIVLGDEVITGSVHVKDGAIVGLDTAPSSVTQAEDMEGDFLIPGLVELHTDHLENHYMPRPKVQWNPIAAVCAHDAQVSTSGITTVFDALRVGLDEDADVTGHDMRRLADAIEAGVARGRLRADHFIHLRCEVSAANCMEMFQLFDGDPRVRLASLMDHSPGQRQFASLDAYAVYYKGKMRMTDAEFTAFCEKRLKESATYSDKNRKAVAEVARERGIVLASHDDATRDHVEEAVDLGIRVAEFPTTVEAARASKEQGLAVLMGAPNVVRGGSHSGNVSARDLAERGLLDILSSDYIPFSMIQSAFFLGEVVEEVSLPQAVAMVTRNPAAAAGLDDRGEIALGKRADLVRVRVEEHIPIVRCVWREGRRVA